TGTCTGCTTCGTTCCACAGGATGGCTTTCATTTTGACCAGGTCGACAACACCTTTGAACTCGTCTTCAGAACCGATGGTCATCTGAAGCGGAACAGCGTTAGCGTTCAGGCGGGTTTTCAGCTGGCTGACAACGTTGCGGAAGTTTGCACCGGTGCGGTCCATCTTGTTGACGAAGACCATGCGAGGTACTTCGTACTTGTTGGCCTGACGCCAAACGGTTTCAGTCTGCGGCTGTACGCCGGAGGAACCACACAGAACCACGACAGCACCGTCGAGAACACGCAGGGAGCGCTCTACTTCAATGGTGAAGTCAACGTGCCCGGGGGTGTCGATGATGTTGATGCGGTGCTGGTCGAACTGCTGCTGCATGCCCGCCCAGAAGCAGGTGGTGGCAGCAGAGGTGATGGTAATACCACGCTCCTGCTCCTGTTCCATCCAGTCCATGGTAGCGGCGCCTTCGTGCACCTCACCAATTTTGTGGGACAGACCAGTGTAGAAGAGTACACGCTCGGTAGTAGTGGTTTTACCGGCGTCTACGTGGGCGCAGATACCGATATTGCGATAGCGCGCGATAGGCGTTTTACGTGCCACAGTTGTATCCTCGATATAACGGCAAAAGGCAGCGAGGCCCCAAACTTAACACTCAGGTCCTTGCTGCCTTTCGGTATTAATTTCCGATGTGGGTATTCATCAGAGTTAGAAGCGCCACTATCTTAGAAACGATAGTGAGAGAACGCCTTGTTGGCTTCCGCCATACGGTGAACGTCTTCACGCTTCTTGACCGCGCCGCCCTTGTTCTGGGAAGCATCGATCATTTCGTTGGCCAGACGCTGAGCCATAGACTTCTCGCCGCGCTTACGGGAGAAATCTACCAGCCAGCGCATTGCCAGCGCAGTGCGACGCGCAGGACGCACTTCTACCGGTACCTGGTAGGTAGCACCACCAACACGACGGGACTTTACTTCCACCATCGGGGCGATATTTTCCAGGGACTCTTCAAAAATCTCGATCGGATCTTTGTTCAGCTTTTCTGAAACCAGATCCAGTGCACCATATACGATGCTCTCTGCCACAGACTTCTTACCAGAGATCATGACATGGTTCATGAACTTGGCCAAAGTCACGTTCCCAAACTTGGGATCGGGCAGTACTTCGCGCTTGGCGACTACTCGTCTTCTTGGCATGGGATTGCCTCTCTTCAGGGTTACTCTGAGACGCCGCCGTAAACAATTACTACTCGGCGAGCTCAGCCTTACTCCGGTTATTCGTTAAACCGAAACGCAGTTGAGACCTTAAGGATTAACCTTTAGGACGCTTAACACCGTATTTGGAACGGGCCTGCTTGCGATTGTTTACGCCGGCACAGTCAAGTGCACCGCGTACAGTGTGGTAGCGCACACCCGGCAGGTCTTTTACACGACCGCCGCGAATCAGTACCACGCTGTGCTCCTGCAGGTTGTGACCTTCACCACCGATGTACGAAGTTACTTCGAAACCGTTGGTGAGGCGCACACGACAAACTTTACGCAGCGCAGAGTTCGGTTTTTTCGGTGTAGTGGTGTACACACGAGTGCAAACTCCACGACGCTGCGGGCTGGCTTGCAGTGCAGGCACGTCGCTTTTTT
This is a stretch of genomic DNA from Microbulbifer bruguierae. It encodes these proteins:
- the rpsG gene encoding 30S ribosomal protein S7 — encoded protein: MPRRRVVAKREVLPDPKFGNVTLAKFMNHVMISGKKSVAESIVYGALDLVSEKLNKDPIEIFEESLENIAPMVEVKSRRVGGATYQVPVEVRPARRTALAMRWLVDFSRKRGEKSMAQRLANEMIDASQNKGGAVKKREDVHRMAEANKAFSHYRF
- the rpsL gene encoding 30S ribosomal protein S12: MATINQLVRKPRKRKVEKSDVPALQASPQRRGVCTRVYTTTPKKPNSALRKVCRVRLTNGFEVTSYIGGEGHNLQEHSVVLIRGGRVKDLPGVRYHTVRGALDCAGVNNRKQARSKYGVKRPKG